A part of Roseitalea porphyridii genomic DNA contains:
- a CDS encoding DAK2 domain-containing protein has protein sequence MPVLDGVAMTISAADLADFIERLDTASARHEQALNAADARLGDGDTGSMLKRILAAMVAADARQSDDLPGAARRLAQATMKETGSSLGTLVATALMTLARQAGSRGGALAADDMADVTAAMADAVAERGKASAGDKTVLDSLRAVAEALRTGPATEATAARAARAALEDFRGRPCRIGRARMFPERSTDADDPGMLAAALLLDDVETIDAQ, from the coding sequence GTGCCCGTTCTGGACGGTGTCGCCATGACGATCTCAGCTGCCGACCTGGCGGATTTCATCGAGCGTCTGGACACCGCATCGGCGCGGCATGAGCAGGCGCTGAACGCTGCCGACGCCAGGCTTGGCGATGGCGATACCGGTTCCATGCTGAAGCGAATCCTCGCGGCGATGGTCGCCGCCGACGCGCGGCAGTCGGACGATCTGCCGGGCGCGGCCAGGCGGCTCGCCCAGGCGACCATGAAAGAAACCGGATCGAGCCTTGGAACCCTCGTCGCCACCGCGCTGATGACGCTTGCAAGACAGGCGGGTTCCAGAGGCGGCGCTCTTGCTGCCGATGACATGGCCGACGTCACTGCGGCGATGGCCGATGCGGTCGCCGAGCGGGGGAAGGCCAGCGCCGGCGACAAGACCGTTCTCGACAGTCTCCGGGCCGTCGCCGAAGCCCTGAGGACAGGTCCCGCCACCGAAGCGACGGCGGCCAGGGCGGCACGAGCGGCGCTCGAAGACTTTCGCGGCAGGCCCTGCCGGATCGGCCGCGCGCGCATGTTCCCCGAGCGCAGCACGGATGCCGACGATCCGGGGATGCTGGCAGCGGCGCTGCTGCTCGACGATGTGGAGACGATCGATGCTCAGTGA
- a CDS encoding dihydroxyacetone kinase subunit DhaK, whose amino-acid sequence MKKLINDPARYVDEMLEGLVAAFPGLSLGGESGRCVARAQPARDGKVGIATGGGSGHLPLFTGYVGEGLLDACAVGNVFEGPSVQSCIDAIKAADRGAGVLCLYGNYGGDRMNFDMAGEMASADGIECATVLGADDVASAAPDEAEKRRGVAGIVFLYKIAGAAAEAGRDLSEVAGVVRRAAENTRSIGVALSPCRVPTASEPNFRIGDDEMEVGMGIHGEPGISRAALATADAVADIMYERLAAELPLRPGARVAALVNGLGATPLEELLIVWRQIARRLGQAEVTPVTPMIGNYVTSMEMAGASLSLMVLDEELEALMAAPASCPFWTVSP is encoded by the coding sequence ATGAAGAAGCTGATCAACGACCCGGCGCGCTACGTCGACGAGATGCTGGAAGGGCTCGTGGCGGCCTTTCCCGGCCTGTCGCTGGGCGGCGAGAGCGGCCGCTGCGTCGCACGCGCGCAGCCCGCTCGCGACGGCAAGGTCGGCATCGCGACGGGCGGCGGTTCGGGCCATCTGCCGCTGTTCACCGGCTATGTCGGCGAGGGGCTGCTTGATGCGTGCGCGGTCGGCAACGTGTTCGAGGGGCCGAGCGTGCAGTCGTGCATCGACGCCATCAAGGCTGCCGACCGGGGTGCCGGCGTGCTTTGCCTTTACGGCAACTATGGTGGCGACCGGATGAACTTCGACATGGCGGGCGAGATGGCATCCGCCGACGGCATCGAATGCGCGACGGTGCTCGGCGCCGACGATGTGGCGAGCGCGGCGCCCGACGAGGCGGAAAAGCGCCGTGGCGTCGCAGGGATCGTCTTTCTCTACAAGATCGCAGGCGCGGCGGCCGAGGCGGGCCGCGACCTTTCCGAGGTTGCCGGCGTCGTCCGCAGGGCGGCGGAAAACACCCGCTCGATCGGCGTGGCGCTTTCGCCCTGCCGCGTACCGACGGCGTCAGAGCCGAATTTCCGGATCGGCGATGACGAGATGGAGGTGGGCATGGGTATCCATGGCGAGCCGGGCATCTCGCGCGCGGCGCTTGCGACCGCCGACGCGGTTGCCGACATCATGTACGAGCGCCTTGCGGCCGAGCTTCCACTCCGGCCAGGAGCCCGGGTCGCAGCACTCGTCAACGGGCTTGGCGCGACCCCGCTCGAGGAACTGCTGATCGTCTGGCGTCAGATCGCCCGTCGGCTCGGTCAGGCCGAGGTCACGCCCGTCACCCCGATGATCGGAAACTACGTCACGTCGATGGAAATGGCCGGCGCGTCGCTGTCGCTGATGGTGCTCGACGAGGAACTCGAAGCGCTGATGGCAGCGCCGGCCTCGTGCCCGTTCTGGACGGTGTCGCCATGA
- a CDS encoding acetolactate synthase catalytic subunit, with the protein MDVRLDAKANTSGAHIFAAALSRHGVRDIFGQSIPSALFLCAPQFDMRQIGYRTENAGAAMADAYARISHKVPVVTAQNGPAATLLVAGLAEALKASIPIVAIVQDVDRKMTDRNAFQELDHLELFKGCAKWIRRISEGDRIDDYVDMAFTAAASGRAGPAVLIVPIDLFDEAVGRSEPQRQASLGRFPLDRVGPDADAIAKAADLLVGARNPLVIAGGGVHVSDACEALAALQETASLPVATTTMGKGAVSERHPLTLGPVGYYMGTRGRCKFLRPMVEKADVVLLIGNRTNQNGTDSWKLYPSGARYIHIDIDPEEIGRNYEAEVRIVADARLAIEALTAELATRDLSARHGARPQVEAQIADGLRAHADEMAQVVDMDQSPVRPERMMRDLGAVLEPNDIVVADASYSSIWVANFLEVQRPGQRILTPRGLAGLGWGLPYALGAKAARPDARVVGLVGDGGFAHVWSELETSRRMGLPVVLIVLNNQILGYQKHAEKVIWGDHSDVVDFSPVDHASIARACGVEGVRVETPEAFLPALEAALSAEITTVIDVVTDEHAYPPVTIFEGNERLNY; encoded by the coding sequence ATGGACGTTCGGCTCGACGCCAAAGCCAACACAAGCGGTGCCCACATCTTCGCGGCGGCGCTGAGCCGTCACGGTGTCAGGGACATCTTTGGCCAGTCCATTCCCTCGGCGCTGTTCCTGTGCGCGCCGCAGTTCGACATGCGTCAGATCGGCTACCGCACCGAGAACGCCGGCGCCGCGATGGCCGATGCCTATGCGCGCATCAGCCACAAGGTGCCCGTCGTCACCGCTCAGAACGGTCCGGCGGCGACGCTGCTGGTGGCCGGTCTGGCGGAGGCGCTGAAGGCGTCGATACCGATCGTGGCGATCGTGCAGGACGTCGATCGCAAGATGACCGACCGCAACGCATTTCAGGAACTCGATCATCTGGAGCTCTTCAAGGGTTGCGCGAAATGGATCAGGCGCATCTCGGAAGGCGACCGGATCGACGACTATGTCGACATGGCGTTCACGGCCGCCGCGTCGGGCCGGGCTGGCCCGGCCGTCCTGATCGTGCCGATCGACCTGTTCGACGAGGCCGTCGGCCGAAGTGAACCCCAGCGGCAGGCGAGCCTCGGCCGGTTTCCCCTCGACCGTGTCGGACCCGATGCCGACGCGATCGCCAAAGCGGCCGATCTTCTTGTCGGCGCCCGCAACCCGCTGGTGATCGCCGGCGGCGGCGTGCACGTTTCGGACGCCTGCGAAGCGCTTGCCGCCCTGCAGGAGACCGCTTCGCTGCCCGTCGCCACGACGACGATGGGCAAGGGCGCGGTGTCCGAACGCCATCCGCTGACGCTCGGTCCGGTCGGCTACTACATGGGCACGCGCGGCCGCTGCAAGTTCCTGCGCCCCATGGTCGAAAAGGCCGACGTGGTGCTGCTGATCGGCAACCGGACCAACCAGAACGGCACCGACAGCTGGAAGCTCTACCCGTCGGGTGCGCGCTACATCCATATCGACATCGATCCCGAAGAGATCGGCCGGAACTACGAGGCCGAAGTGCGGATCGTCGCCGACGCCAGGCTCGCCATCGAAGCGCTCACGGCGGAACTGGCAACGCGCGACCTCTCGGCTCGTCACGGGGCACGGCCTCAGGTGGAGGCGCAGATCGCCGATGGTCTGCGCGCGCATGCCGACGAAATGGCGCAGGTGGTCGACATGGATCAGTCGCCGGTGCGTCCGGAGAGGATGATGCGCGATCTCGGCGCGGTCCTTGAGCCGAACGACATCGTCGTGGCCGATGCGAGCTATTCGTCGATCTGGGTCGCCAACTTTCTCGAGGTGCAGCGGCCGGGTCAGCGCATCCTGACGCCGCGCGGTCTTGCCGGCCTTGGCTGGGGTCTGCCCTATGCGCTGGGCGCCAAGGCCGCCCGCCCGGACGCGCGCGTCGTCGGCCTGGTCGGCGATGGCGGGTTCGCCCATGTCTGGTCGGAGCTGGAGACATCCCGGCGCATGGGCCTGCCGGTCGTGCTGATCGTGCTGAACAACCAGATCCTCGGCTATCAGAAGCATGCCGAGAAGGTGATCTGGGGCGATCACTCCGACGTGGTGGATTTTTCCCCCGTCGACCACGCCTCTATCGCGAGAGCCTGCGGTGTTGAAGGTGTCCGCGTCGAAACGCCCGAGGCGTTCCTTCCGGCACTCGAGGCAGCCCTTTCCGCGGAGATCACCACCGTCATCGATGTCGTGACCGACGAGCACGCCTATCCGCCGGTGACGATCTTCGAAGGCAACGAACGGCTGAACTACTGA
- a CDS encoding GFA family protein has protein sequence MSQTHRGSCLCGQVRFEITGDFERFYLCHCRRCRKGTGSAHAANLFAPGATLRWLSGEGQVRQYAVPETRHTRCFCETCGAPVPRAPRSGTLVVVPAGSLDSPVTIRPDAHIFMADRADWDHALEQVPQVDTVPKP, from the coding sequence ATGAGCCAAACGCATCGGGGATCATGCCTTTGCGGGCAGGTCCGGTTCGAGATCACCGGCGATTTCGAGCGCTTCTATCTGTGCCATTGCAGGCGCTGCCGGAAAGGCACCGGTTCGGCCCACGCGGCGAACCTGTTTGCGCCCGGCGCGACGCTCCGCTGGCTGTCCGGCGAGGGCCAGGTGAGGCAATACGCCGTGCCGGAGACACGGCACACCCGGTGTTTCTGCGAAACATGCGGCGCGCCGGTTCCCCGGGCGCCGAGGAGCGGCACCCTTGTCGTGGTGCCGGCGGGCAGCCTCGACAGCCCCGTGACGATCCGGCCCGATGCCCACATCTTCATGGCCGACCGCGCGGACTGGGACCACGCCCTCGAACAGGTGCCGCAGGTCGACACGGTCCCGAAGCCGTAG
- the adh gene encoding aldehyde dehydrogenase: protein MTNIAAEYTSPFKQRYDNFIGGRFVPPVDGRYFDNITPITGQKVCEVARSGAADVEMALDAAHAAKGAWGRTSAAERSSVLLKIADRLEDNLDTLAQAETWDNGKPIRETTAADIPLAIDHFRYFAGVLRAQEGNMSEIDADTVAYHFHEPLGVVGQIIPWNFSILMAAWKLAPALAAGNCVVLKPAEQTPAAIMVLAELVADLLPDGVLNIVNGFGPEVGGPLAESDRIAKIAFTGSTETGRIIMKAATKNLIPVTLELGGKSPNIFFSDVMAEDDAFLDKAVEGFVLFAFNQGEVCTCPSRALIQEDIYEAFIERCIARVEAIVQGDPRDMNTMVGAQASREQQDKIKSYLTIGVEEGAEVLTGGAEARFDGEIANGFYIQPTILKGHNKMRVFQEEIFGPVVSVTTFKDEEEALAIANDTMYGLGAGVWSRDANRCYRFGRAIEAGRVWVNNYHAYPAHAAFGGYKQSGIGRETHKMMLDHYQQTKNILMSYNPNKLGFF from the coding sequence ATGACGAACATTGCGGCCGAGTACACCTCGCCGTTCAAGCAACGCTACGACAATTTCATCGGCGGCCGGTTCGTGCCCCCCGTGGACGGTAGGTATTTCGACAACATCACGCCGATCACCGGCCAGAAGGTCTGCGAAGTGGCCCGTTCCGGCGCTGCCGACGTGGAGATGGCGCTCGATGCCGCGCACGCGGCCAAGGGCGCATGGGGCCGGACCTCGGCCGCCGAACGGTCCAGCGTCCTGCTGAAGATCGCCGATCGTCTCGAGGACAACCTCGACACGCTGGCCCAGGCCGAGACCTGGGACAATGGCAAGCCGATCCGCGAGACGACCGCCGCCGACATTCCTCTGGCGATCGACCATTTCCGCTACTTCGCCGGCGTGCTGCGGGCGCAGGAAGGCAACATGTCGGAGATCGACGCCGACACCGTCGCCTACCATTTCCACGAGCCGCTCGGCGTGGTCGGGCAGATCATTCCGTGGAACTTCTCGATCCTGATGGCCGCATGGAAGCTGGCGCCCGCATTGGCGGCTGGCAACTGCGTCGTGCTCAAGCCGGCCGAACAGACGCCCGCGGCGATCATGGTGCTGGCGGAACTGGTCGCCGATCTGCTCCCCGATGGCGTCCTGAACATCGTCAACGGCTTCGGCCCGGAGGTGGGCGGACCGCTCGCCGAATCCGATCGCATCGCCAAGATCGCCTTCACCGGGTCCACCGAGACGGGCCGGATCATCATGAAGGCGGCGACCAAGAACCTGATCCCGGTCACCCTGGAACTGGGCGGGAAATCCCCGAACATCTTCTTTTCCGACGTGATGGCCGAGGACGATGCGTTTCTCGACAAGGCGGTCGAGGGCTTTGTCCTGTTCGCATTCAACCAGGGCGAGGTGTGCACCTGTCCGTCCCGCGCCCTGATTCAGGAGGATATCTACGAGGCGTTCATCGAGCGCTGCATCGCGCGGGTGGAGGCCATCGTGCAGGGCGATCCGCGCGACATGAACACGATGGTCGGCGCCCAGGCCTCGCGGGAGCAGCAGGACAAGATCAAGTCCTACCTGACGATCGGTGTCGAGGAAGGCGCCGAGGTGCTGACGGGCGGCGCCGAGGCGCGGTTCGACGGCGAGATCGCGAACGGCTTCTACATCCAGCCGACCATCCTGAAGGGTCACAACAAGATGCGGGTCTTCCAGGAGGAGATCTTCGGCCCGGTCGTATCGGTGACGACCTTCAAGGATGAGGAAGAGGCGCTCGCCATCGCCAATGACACCATGTACGGCCTTGGCGCCGGCGTGTGGTCGCGCGATGCCAACCGCTGCTATCGCTTCGGCCGCGCGATCGAGGCCGGCCGGGTGTGGGTCAACAACTATCACGCCTACCCGGCGCACGCGGCCTTCGGCGGGTACAAGCAGTCCGGCATCGGGCGCGAGACGCACAAGATGATGCTGGACCACTATCAGCAGACCAAGAACATCCTGATGAGCTACAATCCCAACAAGCTCGGCTTCTTCTAG
- a CDS encoding GAF domain-containing protein produces the protein MIRHHVDRVLESVSSSRAAARCAVAASWRRSFAKHGLDPAAPPANRDLDPDRLGQQREASGRLLHLAEPRLDELFHMIAHCGAAVFLTDQDGLVLSGRTSAGDAEAFRSWGLEPGADWNEARQGTNGIGTCIAERRALIVHRDEHYMAQNIGMSCIDAPVYGPDGALVAALDVSSARADQTESMNQLIAAMVNRLSMQIETDLFRDHFSGRRILIAGEESAGAQLLAVDRDDIVVGATRAARQSFGMAREGRIERRPLRDLTGEDAAGLEGAERGAVLRAITRAGGNMSEAARELGIGRATLYRRMKRLGVSERPQDLSQD, from the coding sequence ATGATCAGACACCACGTGGACCGCGTGCTGGAAAGCGTGTCCAGTTCCCGTGCGGCGGCACGGTGCGCGGTGGCCGCATCGTGGCGGCGCAGCTTTGCCAAGCACGGGCTCGACCCCGCCGCGCCGCCTGCCAACCGCGACCTCGACCCCGACCGCCTCGGCCAGCAACGCGAGGCGTCGGGGCGCCTTCTTCATCTGGCCGAACCCAGGCTGGACGAACTGTTCCACATGATCGCCCATTGCGGGGCGGCGGTGTTCCTGACCGACCAGGACGGGCTGGTGCTTTCGGGGCGGACCTCGGCGGGCGACGCCGAAGCGTTCCGGTCGTGGGGTCTCGAGCCGGGCGCGGACTGGAACGAGGCGCGCCAAGGCACCAACGGCATCGGCACCTGCATTGCCGAACGCCGCGCCCTGATCGTGCATCGCGACGAACACTACATGGCGCAGAACATCGGCATGAGCTGCATCGACGCGCCGGTCTACGGGCCCGACGGGGCGCTGGTCGCCGCGCTCGACGTGTCGTCGGCACGCGCCGACCAGACCGAGAGCATGAACCAGCTGATCGCGGCGATGGTGAACCGGCTGTCCATGCAGATCGAGACCGATCTGTTCCGCGACCATTTCTCCGGCCGGCGTATCCTGATCGCGGGCGAGGAGAGCGCGGGTGCACAGCTTCTGGCGGTCGATCGGGACGACATCGTCGTCGGCGCGACACGCGCCGCACGCCAGTCGTTCGGCATGGCCCGCGAAGGGCGGATCGAGCGCAGGCCGCTGCGCGATCTGACCGGCGAGGACGCGGCAGGCCTCGAGGGTGCGGAGCGCGGCGCCGTCCTGCGCGCCATCACGCGGGCAGGCGGCAACATGTCCGAGGCAGCGCGCGAACTCGGGATCGGCCGCGCGACGCTCTATCGGCGCATGAAACGGCTTGGCGTGAGCGAAAGGCCGCAGGACCTGTCTCAGGACTGA
- a CDS encoding tetratricopeptide repeat protein — protein MIGRALAIAMIQTVFVATAHAACPQVPDRSDRIAAIYERLQAAPSESEGRRINNELWAIWTEAPDAFAQSLLDEGMARRESYDFEGAIAQFDALIAYCPDYAEGWNQRAFVHFLRSDHALALADLEKALSLDPDHTGAMSGQALALLSLGRTLAGQAVLREAVALNPWLPERGYLIPRNEE, from the coding sequence ATGATTGGACGGGCTCTGGCGATCGCAATGATCCAGACGGTATTCGTGGCGACGGCGCATGCCGCCTGTCCGCAGGTTCCCGACCGGTCCGACCGGATCGCGGCGATCTATGAGCGGCTGCAGGCGGCGCCAAGCGAGAGCGAGGGCCGACGCATCAACAACGAGCTGTGGGCGATCTGGACCGAGGCGCCCGATGCGTTCGCGCAGTCCCTGCTCGACGAAGGCATGGCGCGGCGCGAATCCTACGATTTCGAAGGCGCGATCGCCCAGTTCGATGCCCTGATCGCCTACTGCCCGGACTATGCCGAGGGCTGGAACCAGCGCGCCTTTGTTCACTTCCTGCGTTCCGATCACGCACTGGCCCTGGCCGATCTCGAGAAGGCGCTGTCGCTCGACCCCGACCATACCGGCGCGATGTCGGGGCAGGCACTTGCGCTTCTCAGTCTCGGCCGGACGTTGGCAGGGCAGGCGGTGCTGCGCGAGGCGGTCGCGCTCAACCCGTGGCTTCCGGAACGCGGTTATCTGATCCCCCGCAACGAGGAGTAG
- a CDS encoding radical SAM protein encodes MDGTSQSRVTLTFESDSGRSYLYDDVTGNIFPWNPLREAVLKADLDGEPEEGRQELRRRFSERDVTAAEEFVRRWRSLYGAFVRTTGPGPAFRVPSARELESHIRGGSFALILILTENCNLRCGYCSLSEVYPLNRVRTARRMTMETARRAVDWYADLVAPQRARNPRKRFGLSLYGGEPMLNMPVLRGILEYCSQTYPGLFLPVMTTNGTALTPRNVETLVKHDVLVGISIDGPAEEHDRLRIDSRGRGTFDAIAKNLRHIKDNHPEYWKNKLTSVSVYDWGTDLEAVDTFFRENEDIIPRSVFVNQVGSRNTDWYEQYGPDDAGIMVERLERLRQSYKKAKIGNQRTSHYSNCLIGMGISMVMLRQRALDQRAGFLPFTGTCVPGDKLAVHVDGKIDMCERVSGDYPLGHLDQGGIDYDRVSEIIREYQDRVMGYCHQCANTKHCGMCFSLAETADGFAKEAGRCAAIADNARQRMADFMSIMEGNPEADLQFESDTSMLEQRMLFQY; translated from the coding sequence ATGGACGGAACGTCACAAAGCCGGGTAACGCTGACCTTCGAGAGTGATTCCGGTCGCTCCTACCTTTACGATGACGTCACCGGAAACATCTTTCCGTGGAACCCGCTCCGGGAAGCTGTCCTGAAAGCTGATCTTGACGGGGAACCGGAAGAAGGGCGTCAGGAGCTCCGACGGCGATTTTCCGAGCGTGACGTGACCGCAGCGGAAGAGTTCGTCCGGCGGTGGCGAAGCCTGTACGGGGCCTTCGTCCGCACGACGGGGCCCGGCCCCGCGTTTCGGGTTCCATCGGCGCGGGAACTGGAAAGCCATATTCGCGGCGGTTCGTTTGCACTGATCCTGATCCTGACGGAAAACTGCAACCTGCGCTGCGGCTACTGCTCGCTCAGCGAGGTCTATCCCCTCAACCGCGTACGCACGGCCCGGCGCATGACGATGGAGACCGCGCGGCGGGCGGTCGACTGGTACGCCGATCTGGTCGCCCCGCAACGCGCAAGAAACCCGCGCAAACGCTTTGGTCTGAGCCTCTATGGCGGCGAGCCGATGCTCAACATGCCAGTCCTGCGCGGCATCCTGGAGTATTGCTCCCAGACATATCCCGGCCTGTTTCTGCCGGTGATGACGACCAACGGCACCGCGTTGACGCCACGGAACGTGGAAACGCTGGTCAAGCACGATGTCCTCGTCGGCATCAGCATCGACGGGCCCGCCGAGGAGCATGACCGGCTGAGGATCGACTCGCGGGGCCGCGGAACGTTCGACGCAATCGCGAAGAACCTGCGTCACATCAAGGACAACCATCCCGAATACTGGAAGAACAAGCTGACGTCGGTCTCCGTTTACGACTGGGGAACCGACCTTGAGGCCGTCGATACGTTCTTTCGGGAGAACGAGGACATCATTCCCCGTTCGGTCTTCGTCAACCAGGTCGGTTCGCGCAACACCGATTGGTACGAGCAATATGGTCCCGACGACGCCGGCATTATGGTCGAGCGGCTCGAGCGACTGCGCCAGAGCTACAAGAAGGCCAAGATCGGGAACCAACGGACGAGCCACTATTCGAACTGCCTGATCGGCATGGGCATTTCGATGGTCATGCTTCGACAGCGGGCGCTCGACCAGCGCGCCGGTTTCCTGCCCTTCACAGGCACCTGCGTGCCGGGTGACAAGCTGGCCGTGCATGTCGACGGCAAGATCGACATGTGCGAGCGCGTCAGCGGAGACTATCCGCTGGGCCATCTCGACCAGGGCGGCATCGACTATGACCGCGTCAGCGAAATCATCCGGGAGTATCAGGACCGGGTGATGGGCTACTGTCACCAGTGCGCCAACACCAAGCATTGCGGCATGTGTTTCTCGCTGGCCGAAACGGCCGACGGCTTCGCCAAGGAGGCCGGGCGATGTGCCGCCATCGCCGATAACGCCAGACAGCGGATGGCCGACTTCATGAGCATCATGGAAGGCAATCCGGAAGCCGATCTGCAGTTCGAATCCGATACTTCGATGCTCGAGCAACGGATGCTGTTCCAATACTGA
- a CDS encoding radical SAM protein, producing the protein MRYFELATDCFLVEGQNEAALYDVHGGRLFLLDRSAHELLRSCADGAPVPDNSSEDAVAFLDALQAAGLGFFDDAAAGSDKLLLHQPIEWKGMCMTPPDFKSVDWQITNACDLDCRLCGDDDKTLSWQSCQTCLRRDAGGAEAWMPEDLEAFIADIANLGVGTLHIRGGEPLLAWQRLERIAQAAAETPLTLVVTTTGMGRPANDLIALGKGRRFGLNIVMFGHDDETSETACGRSGVLAAQVALIDALVEAQIAFSITFLLTPLTQGRRNAMQEFAQRRWRTRPAFSEVCTREDVKNGFRLSHLDERERKPLAPWESPEMFFFRVRNNTCTSGLLEIGADGLLRTCSGLPKVHGDVGRQGLVAALSGTGLYESWKRGKSDVEPCRRCALRYACSDCSSFEFADQPDANAKSAYCGYDPCDDTESAIEREWTPTSFVRPLRLRERA; encoded by the coding sequence ATGCGCTATTTCGAGCTGGCGACCGATTGTTTTCTGGTCGAGGGGCAGAACGAGGCTGCCCTATACGACGTCCATGGTGGCCGTCTGTTCCTTCTGGACCGGTCCGCGCATGAACTCCTGCGAAGCTGCGCGGACGGCGCGCCGGTACCCGATAATTCGAGCGAGGACGCAGTAGCGTTCCTGGACGCGTTGCAGGCCGCCGGCCTCGGCTTTTTCGACGACGCGGCCGCCGGCAGTGACAAGTTGCTGTTGCACCAGCCGATCGAATGGAAGGGCATGTGCATGACGCCGCCCGACTTCAAATCCGTCGACTGGCAGATCACCAACGCGTGCGACCTCGATTGCCGCTTGTGCGGTGATGACGACAAGACCCTGTCCTGGCAGAGCTGCCAGACATGCCTTCGGCGCGATGCCGGCGGCGCTGAAGCATGGATGCCCGAGGACCTTGAGGCCTTCATTGCCGATATCGCCAATCTGGGCGTCGGCACGCTGCATATTCGCGGCGGAGAGCCGCTTCTCGCCTGGCAAAGGCTGGAGCGCATTGCACAGGCAGCAGCGGAGACGCCGCTTACACTGGTCGTCACCACGACCGGTATGGGCCGCCCGGCGAACGATCTGATCGCTCTGGGAAAGGGCCGCCGGTTCGGCCTCAACATCGTGATGTTCGGACATGATGACGAGACTTCCGAGACGGCGTGTGGCCGGTCCGGCGTGCTCGCGGCGCAGGTCGCCCTGATCGATGCACTGGTCGAGGCACAGATTGCCTTTTCCATCACCTTCCTTCTGACACCGCTCACGCAGGGGCGCCGCAACGCGATGCAGGAATTCGCGCAGCGGCGCTGGCGGACGAGGCCGGCCTTCTCCGAGGTATGCACACGTGAGGATGTGAAGAACGGGTTCCGGCTCTCCCATCTTGACGAGCGCGAACGAAAGCCACTGGCGCCGTGGGAGTCGCCCGAGATGTTCTTCTTTCGGGTCAGGAACAATACGTGCACCTCCGGCTTGCTCGAGATCGGCGCCGATGGCTTGCTGCGGACCTGTTCAGGGCTGCCGAAGGTCCACGGCGATGTCGGCCGGCAGGGCCTTGTGGCGGCCCTGTCCGGGACCGGTCTCTACGAAAGCTGGAAACGCGGCAAGAGCGACGTCGAACCGTGCCGGCGTTGCGCCCTGCGTTATGCGTGCAGCGATTGCTCCTCATTCGAGTTCGCTGATCAGCCCGATGCCAATGCCAAGTCCGCCTACTGCGGATATGACCCCTGCGATGATACCGAAAGCGCAATTGAACGCGAGTGGACACCAACCTCGTTCGTGCGTCCCCTGCGACTGCGGGAGCGAGCGTAA